The following are encoded together in the Cicer arietinum cultivar CDC Frontier isolate Library 1 chromosome 2, Cicar.CDCFrontier_v2.0, whole genome shotgun sequence genome:
- the LOC101505945 gene encoding BTB/POZ and MATH domain-containing protein 5: MTGTVSSEKPSPTISRSITQTVNGSHKFVIQGYSLAKGMGVGKHIASEVFTVGGYQWAIYFYPDGKNPEDNSAYVSVFIALASEGTDVRALFELTLVDQSGQGKHKVHSHFDRSLESGPYTLKYKGSMWGYKRFFRRTLLESSDFLKDDCLKINCTVGVVVSAIDCPQLQSIHVPESDIGSHFGTLLDNMEGSDVTFDVAGEKCPAHKLVLATRSPEFRSTFFNSMDIDKQEIVITDLEPKVFKAMLHFIYTDTLTEDADMVSSITASDFLVSETLIAKLLAAADKYGLARLRLMCESRLCKYICVSSVANILTLADHCHATELKAVCLKFAAQNLAARKAFIHVIYICHWLLPSLSDQAVMRSDGFEYMKEKCPWLQSEILKTIAGCEGDSCSPGEKSQSVWAQLSDGGDTNGRRVRQRL, from the exons ATGACCGGAACCGTATCATCGGAAAAACCATCGCCGACGATCTCAAGGTCGATAACACAAACGGTTAACGGCTCTCACAAATTCGTGATCCAAGGGTATTCCCTTGCGAAGGGGATGGGAGTGGGAAAACACATTGCGAGCGAGGTTTTCACCGTCGGAGGGTATCAATGGGCGATCTACTTCTATCCCGACGGAAAGAATCCTGAAGATAATTCCGCTTATGTTTCCGTTTTCATCGCTTTGGCGAGTGAAGGAACCGATGTTAGAGCGCTTTTTGAACTCACGCTTGTTGATCAGAGTGGACAGGGTAAACATAAGGTTCATAGTCATTTTGATCGATCGCTTGAGAGTGGTCCTTATACACTTAAATATAAGGGTAGTATGTG GGGGTACAAGCGGTTTTTCAGACGGACTTTGCTTGAAAGCTCTGATTTTCTCAAAGATGACTGCTTGAAAATTAACTGTACAGTTGGAGTCGTGGTGTCTGCTATTGATTGCCCACAACTTCAATCTATTCATGTCCCAGAATCTGACATTGGATCACACTTTGGCACGCTATTGGATAATATGGAAGGTTCCGATGTTACTTTTGATGTGGCCGGGGAGAAGTGTCCTGCTCACAAGTTGGTTTTGGCCACTAGATCCCCAGAATTTCGATCTACATTTTTTAACAGTATGGACATAGACAAACAGGAGATCGTTATAACAGATTTAGAACCAAAGGTTTTTAAG GCCATGCTGCATTTTATCTACACGGATACCCTCACAGAAGATGCGGACATGGTCTCATCCATCACAGCTAGTGATTTCCTAGTTTCTGAGACATTGATAGCGAAATTGTTAGCTGCCGCAGACAAGTATGGCTTGGCGAGGCTTAGACTGATGTGTGAGTCTCGTCTTTGCAAGTACATTTGTGTGAGTTCTGTAGCCAACATTTTAACCTTGGCTGACCATTGCCATGCCACAGAGTTAAAGGCCGTTTGCCTGAAGTTCGCTGCTCAAAATCTAGCAG CCCGAAAAGCATTTATCCATGTTATTTACATCTGTCACTGGTTGCTGCCGAGTTTAAGTGATCAAG CTGTCATGAGGTCAGATGGATTTGAGTATATGAAAGAAAAATGCCCATGGCTACAGTCAGAGATCTTGAAGACAATAGCTGGCTGTGAGGGTGATAGTTGCAGTCCAGGGGAAAAATCTCAGAGTGTGTGGGCCCAACTTTCAGATGGTGGCGACACTAATGGTAGGAGAGTCAGACAGAGACTTTGA